The DNA region TATACAATATATCGTTGCTTTTTATTGTGTAGTTTTACAATCTGAATGCCTGGATTGTTAATTTCTCATCAAAGGTCCAGGAAATGCTTGTATTATATGAAGGTTTTTTGCTGATTTCACTAGAACTGTTTTCAGGAATTTACAATTCCCTCATACATGTGGCGTGGCATGAAGTACAGGTTTTAGCTTGGGTAGGACTTaatatggttttttttaaaaaaaatggtttaagaTTGTCCCAGTGGTGCATAAAAATATGAATGCAAGActgagaggtggggggaggtagcTACGTTAAGTGAATACGGccttggtttaaaacaaaaacacacagaatTTGGAAATCCAGTTGGTTCATAATGGGGTCTAATGCTTTCGTTATTAATAAATGGAGCATGACAAAGTTAGCATGATCAAATTATTTCCATCTAGGTATCAAAACCAAGAATTAAACACAGTGCAATTAGAAGTACTTCATTCCAGCATTTTGGATATCTGGGTGTGAAAACTGCACTTCAAGGTCATATTGTGACTTAATCATACAAACTCCTAGGATGCTGGCTACTGCCAGATGGTTTGACACTCGATGAAAGGAGAGGtgagaggggcaggagcagaaacGGAGATGTTTACATGGCTCCTGGCATGAGAAAGGATAGGAGGGAAAAGGATGGGCACTGAATTAAAAATGCATCTAGAGAAACGCTAAACAGTAACAAGCAAAGTCACTGCAGATAAGTTTGGCCTAGCAGCTTCTCTGCTTTCACAGGAGATTGTGCTTTGCAGCACGATATGCAAAATTTAAACTCTGCAGCCAAAGCTATTCTGAGAGGTGACTTGTGAACCAAAATGTCAATTCCACAAATAGCAAAGGTAAGGGGTGGAGCATTCCATGCACAGCTGccttttcaatttaaaatttgGTTTTCATTTCAGGTCTTTCTGTCACATTAACTCATTGCAACGGTATGGTGAAATGTCCCCCCGCAATTCTCTCACCACCTGCATATACCATGTGGTGATGCAGAAGCCACTGCCTCTGGTTATTATATAGCCCAAGTCATACACTAGGATAATAGCGGCATTTAACAGGCTTCCATGGGCTAGCTACCTGCGATATACCCAGCAGAGTTCAGGGTGGCTATGACAGAGCGTGGGGTGTACGGGTCTGGAAAGCATGAACGAAGCAGCAGCTGGCTAGTGTGACATTGGGGATCCTGCAGTGTGCTGAATGCCGCTCCCCagctataattattattattattaattgggTATTTGGCATAGCAAATACATGTAGatcatttaaatatctgtctgttgctaaaaaaagtaaaaagttaaATATAACTTAATTTTACTATGTGTTCTGAGTTTAAACCAGACTTCAGCATTGCATTGCCATTTACACTATGGGGTACTATATATTTAAGAAGTATTTTCCGTTTTTGAGTCAGAAACATGTGCTCAGTTAAGTACATTTATGGTGGTCTCAGGAGCAGTAAAGCTTGCATATTGCAGAAAAAAAACCTCCTCCCTGACCCATAACAAACAGTCTCTTTAGAGCCCCATAGGGAGAAAGATAGGGCACGGACCCTGAATTACCCTTTTTTCCCAACTAGCAAAACCCCTTCCAAGGCCAGGTGGATGCAAAAGTGATGTGGAAAAAGCCTGAGGTGCCACTGCCCAAGGGGCCCAACTTGCACTGTGCCTATAAAAGGCGTCATAACAGGGATAGTTTTCATGTTGACTTTTACCATAGTTTCTAGTTTGATTCGGAAACCATATTTCCTAGGAGAACTGTTCATGCATGTCAAAGAAAATCATCACAATCGCTTATAGGTCtgcaacagagagagaggaatttcTACTGGACACAGCAGTAGGGACATGCTTTTACAGGTCTCATTTTCATAATAGGGAACATCTTGCAGGAGGTTGTTATTTTAATCCTTCCCTGCCCAACAATTACAGGTGAGATCTCACTAGCCTGAAAGACACAGATTCTAGAGCAAACATTAATATAGCAACATTCACAAAAGgtgtcattctctctctttcactgggATTATTACCCACCTAGTCTTAATGCTTATGTAGATAAAAGTATGCTTCTTTGATTGACTAATTTGTGAATGAGTGGTGGTTGTGGTTCAAGAGTTAGCCTATTTTGTCACAATttgactattttatttttactaagtTCCTGTCATTCAGTCTGGTATCATGCACCGTAAGCGATTTAAACGATGGTTCGTACATTGCGAACAGGTGATCAGATTTCAATGACAATTTGTACACAGACTCAGTGAACGGTATTTTCCAGAAACGTAGAAATGGAAGCTGTAATGATTTCAAAATACATCAACCTGTTAATAATCAAATGCAACCCCTCTGTTGTTTAGTTAGCTGCTGCTGACACTTTCTTACAAAGGTAGTGTAGGAGGGGCATAGGCCTCTGGATATTTGTAACTAGAGATGGCTGCTTGACTCATTCCAttcagctctctccctctctctctcacacatgttAATATCAACTAGGCCCATGTAAAATAAATTTTGCTTTAAAGCAGCCAAGGACACTCTGAACCGCAGGCACACACACCTACAGTTCCTGCTGCTTCTTGCCTTTTAACGCTACTGCAAGCATCTCTGCCCTGACATGAATGGAATTAGTGTAGTTGGAGAttgtgggtcaaattcatccctgaggaAACTCCACTTCAATGGAGATAAGCCAAGGCTGAAtttgtccatctgtctgtctaacAGATGATCGCAACAGTTCAACAGCCCTCTCAAAAGGCAATTCTGTATTTTAGCACTGCTCAGATTATTGCActttacaatacaaatatttattagaAGGCTGCAGGAATAAAAAGAGTATATGCCAAGCACCAGGTCTCCAGGAAACATTTCAGCCGAAAACAATGAGACAGCAAAAGTAGGAAAGAGGAGAGATTTTAATTTGTCTCTCAAAATCCACTgattattataataattacaACTCCAATTTATTTTCCCCATTACAAATAATTCCTTACAAATTAGAAATCAGTACACCTCTATTTACTAGCAATTTCCCTGCAGGCAAGCACAgcttctgtctccagcaaaaTAAGCTCTGATAGATAATACATAAAAATCAAAATAGTCATCAAGAACAACCCcaatcttaagaaaaaaaaatcagaaatgtattCTCTATTATGTGTATACGTCCACCAGCCACCAACAAGCTACATGAGAAGAAAGCCTTAGCAACAACTACTCTGACCCACCAACATTCTCTCCTTTTTGAATCCAAATCTAGTTTTCTATGATAGGTACCCATATGCATttgcgtgcgcgcgcacacacacacagaatcttGCACAGCTCAAGAAATGCTCCATTTTCGAGCCCCTCAGCAATCCAAACAACTGTAAAACGTACacggtaaaaaaaacaaacatttcacaatAAACTAAGGGGTTTTTAAGCATTGAAGTGTTGCGTGCTCTTTCATAGCAACACAGCTTGTAATGACTTCACAAACAGTGGCTCTTGAGCAACAAGGAGAAAGGCTCCCATTAGTAACACAGGCATTAACAAGAGCACGCAGTTGGAGTGTATTTCATTCCAATGTGCTCTCTTAGGAGTACATGGTTAGCTGCAGCCATTCTTCAATGTTCATGTTCACCAGGCCGTCTCCATCTTGGTCCAGGGATTTGAAGGCACGGAACATGCCATCCAGTCGCACCAAGCAGCTGATGAAGTTATTGAAATCCATGCTCCCATTTTCATCAGAGTATCTGCGAATGATCATCTGGTAGAGCTGGTCATTCAGCTGGAAGCCTGCAGCCTTGAAGGCACCTGGCAGCTGAGCACTCCCAAGAGTTCCCGACTGGTCAGAGCAGTATTCTTTGTACACGCACTGCCACTTCTTGATGTTGTTCCACAGATACTTAAACTCCTCAAAGCCCAGCTTACCGGTTGTGTCGCTGTCCATGACTGACACCATGCTCCGGCACGTGTCCAGGCTGAAGCCCTCTGTCTTCAGGTTTTTATGTCTGGCCACCACCTTGTTCAGAATGTCCATCAACTCGGTGGCGCACACTTCCATGTCATCTCCAGCCAGCTGGACAAAGAGTCGGCGGAACTGACGCATCTCCTCGCTCTCGCCGGCTTCCACATTCATGAAGTGGCTGCGAGGAGGTGGGGGTGGCTCTGGGGTGTACTGAGCTGCTACCTCACTGATAATGTTGACGAGTCCTCCAACGAGTcctccaagatttcctcctccttgtCCACCTCCTGCTAAAAGACCCCCAAGGCCTCTCGCAAGGCCCCCTCCACCACTGCTCCCTCCACCAAGCAAGGCTTGAGCGAGGAACATGGTGAATGTGTTACAGAGAATTAACCAGATGAGAGCTGAAAATCCTGCAGCCTCAGAGCTTTAATGGAGTCTGAGCTGGGTGTGAGCAAAATACAGATTATCTGTCTGAAGTATTAGTATTCACCATGCCCAGGCATGTCTGATGCAGCCTTTGGTTGCCTGAACTCCCTGCAGCCACCCTCTGCTTTTGACAAGTATTTCTCTCTCCGAatgcttgttttttattttacagatCAGATTCGTTTTATCTGATGTGAAACCATTTTAGGGTAAAACTGAGGCGCTGAAAACCATacagcaaaattttcaaaatgtccttAGTGGTACTTTGAGCAATGCAACATTAGAAAGGACCACAGCCAAGGTTAGACAACTAACTTAACTTCCCAAGGAGATCCGCTCAGTCTACCACGGTTGTATCCATCCCTGCATTCTCCTCTCCAATGTCTTGACTTTTGTTGGAGTTCGGTGCTGCACTGACAATCCTAGAAATTAAAGTAACTTGTTTGTCCAAATAGGTGCAGCATGGCTAGAAGCAATACAAGATTGCCCAACCAGCCATGCCAATGGGTCTCAACCTCCCACTTACTGTGATGGCCACAAGCTAACGGTCAGGATAGTTTAGTCTCACT from Chelonia mydas isolate rCheMyd1 chromosome 12, rCheMyd1.pri.v2, whole genome shotgun sequence includes:
- the CAPNS2 gene encoding calpain small subunit 2, translated to MFLAQALLGGGSSGGGGLARGLGGLLAGGGQGGGNLGGLVGGLVNIISEVAAQYTPEPPPPPRSHFMNVEAGESEEMRQFRRLFVQLAGDDMEVCATELMDILNKVVARHKNLKTEGFSLDTCRSMVSVMDSDTTGKLGFEEFKYLWNNIKKWQCVYKEYCSDQSGTLGSAQLPGAFKAAGFQLNDQLYQMIIRRYSDENGSMDFNNFISCLVRLDGMFRAFKSLDQDGDGLVNMNIEEWLQLTMYS